The genomic region GACTTTGATTACGTTCATACGGCCACCAGCCTTGGTTTGTCCACCGAGGGCTGTCACTGCAAGTTGTGCCTCGCCGTCGATACCGTAACTAGGGCACTATTCGCGAGGAACGTTGCCCTTGGAGACCTCGGGAATACCATTGTCTCAGCCATAGTTTCGGTCGACCTATGTCTGAAAGCCAGGGAAATTGCTACCTCAAAGGGGACGGCAGTTTCGAGGGGGTACGTCAAGTTTGTCCCGGCACTTCCCAGTGATTCCGGCCACTCAAAGATTGAAGGCAAAGTGCACACAAAGGGAGATGGGGTCGGCCAGGTACGAAGTGCCGAAATGGCCAAGTTGTTTCAAGCTTTCGAGGCCAGGGGAGTTATGCGGAACACCTGCGTGTACAGTGTTAGTACCGCCTACGACTTTTTCGTCTACGGAGGACCATATGGGGGACTGTGGGCGATGCTTGATACTCAGTTCCTCTACGACTACGCAATCGGAAGTCGACCCGACTGTGAAGCTGAGCTAGAGTCGATACGACAACGCTGTGTCAACGTGGGTAAAGGTGCTGGCCACGAATACGTTGGCGACGGAGTATCTCTGAAACTTGCCAACTACGTGCAGACAAAGTTCAAGTTGGAAATGGAGGAAGCCGCCAGGACCACCGGAAGAAGCGCCTCGGGTTATGTGATATGGAGCGACCTGAGGGCCATGTGCGCGTTTCGGTGCACGGACGCCATTTTTATCAACGTGGCGTATGACTGCCGCGGGGACGATGCTTCATTACTTATACTGGGCGGCTTGGTGTCAGTACACGATCTCATTGACTTGGGTTACGACATTGCAGCTGGGGAAATGGGGAACATCTTGCCTACAATGTGTGGTGGGGACCTCGGACCCGAGTCATTGTCGAGAGCCTACGCTCGGATCGGCGCACTATTGACGTGGACGATGGAAAACCGCAAGTACGAACCAGACTCACTGGGTATCCTCTCGACATTCATATGGCAGCTGTCCAATGCTCGCCACCGCGTCATGGAGAACGCTGCCGCGGTTCCAGAAAGCCTCAGAGTCAGAGTGGACTGGAGGTTCGAAGCACCGATGCCTGTCTACCAAGACCTCGTTGACGACTCGAGGTTCGCACAGAACCCTCCAGAACA from Purpureocillium takamizusanense chromosome 12, complete sequence harbors:
- a CDS encoding uncharacterized protein (EggNog:ENOG503P1KQ~TransMembrane:1 (o506-524i)) yields the protein MDNIFEASWEKSGADPKLRTGDGLADAAVDPRYFRDTGLSIPTRFVDNAIVEDFDYVHTATSLGLSTEGCHCKLCLAVDTVTRALFARNVALGDLGNTIVSAIVSVDLCLKAREIATSKGTAVSRGYVKFVPALPSDSGHSKIEGKVHTKGDGVGQVRSAEMAKLFQAFEARGVMRNTCVYSVSTAYDFFVYGGPYGGLWAMLDTQFLYDYAIGSRPDCEAELESIRQRCVNVGKGAGHEYVGDGVSLKLANYVQTKFKLEMEEAARTTGRSASGYVIWSDLRAMCAFRCTDAIFINVAYDCRGDDASLLILGGLVSVHDLIDLGYDIAAGEMGNILPTMCGGDLGPESLSRAYARIGALLTWTMENRKYEPDSLGILSTFIWQLSNARHRVMENAAAVPESLRVRVDWRFEAPMPVYQDLVDDSRFAQNPPEQFPITIPWSGEVVMGGHALLRVVTQATRPEEQEVVELFLIKFLTGATQPEYDIYNPAALRLMCDDDWQRKVDFTWALCLAMHLEGVLYAAAVSSLRITRSRPANDDRAGMGYEDRSW